The Eublepharis macularius isolate TG4126 chromosome 3, MPM_Emac_v1.0, whole genome shotgun sequence genome has a window encoding:
- the RHOG gene encoding rho-related GTP-binding protein RhoG → MQSIKCVVVGDGAVGKTCLLICYTTNAFPNEYIPTVFDNYSAQNTVDGRTINLNLWDTAGQEEYDRLRTLSYPQTNVFIICFSIACPPSYENVKHKWYPEVCHHCPDVPILLVGTKKDLRTNPDTLKKLKEQSQSPITTQQGISLAKQIHAIKYLECSALNQDGIKDVFTEAVRAVLSPTPAKPKKPCVLL, encoded by the coding sequence ATGCAGAGCATCAAGTGCGTGGTGGTGGGTGACGGAGCCGTGGGCAAAACTTGTCTCCTGATCTGCTACACGACCAACGCCTTCCCCAACGAATACATCCCCACCGTCTTCGACAACTACAGTGCCCAGAACACGGTAGACGGCAGGACTATCAACCTTAACTTGTGGGACACGGCTGGCCAGGAGGAATACGACCGCCTCCGGACACTCTCCTACCCACAGACCAACGTCTTCATTATCTGCTTCTCGATCGCCTGCCCGCCCTCCTATGAGAACGTGAAGCACAAGTGGTATCCGGAGGTGTGCCATCACTGCCCCGACGTGCCAATCCTcttggtgggcaccaagaaagACCTCCGGACCAACCCGGATACCTTGAAGAAGCTGAAGGAGCAGAGCCAGTCGCCTATCACCACGCAGCAGGGCATCAGCCTCGCCAAGCAGATCCACGCCATCAAGTACCTGGAATGCTCCGCGCTCAACCAAGATGGGATCAAAGATGTCTTCACGGAGGCTGTGAGAGCGGTCCTCAGCCCTACTCCTGCCAAGCCCAAAAAACCCTGTGTGCTGTTGTGA